Proteins from one Dromiciops gliroides isolate mDroGli1 chromosome 6, mDroGli1.pri, whole genome shotgun sequence genomic window:
- the CCKAR gene encoding LOW QUALITY PROTEIN: cholecystokinin receptor type A (The sequence of the model RefSeq protein was modified relative to this genomic sequence to represent the inferred CDS: inserted 3 bases in 2 codons; deleted 1 base in 1 codon): MAIVDSLFVNGSNRYSSCDLDLKRRXIFCWDPPRPSKVDWQPAVQILLYSLIFLLSILGNTLVITVLIRNKRNEDVTNIFLLSLAISDIMLCLFCRPFISIPNLLKDFXFGSAVCKTTTYFMGISVSVSTFNLVAISLERYSAICKPLQSRVWQTKSHALKVITATWCLSFTIMSPYPITATWFPFTNYNNQTAIYGRFLLPSDVMQQSWQTFLLLILFLIPGIVMMVAYGLISLELYRGIKFDASQRKSSRERKSSTGSSSRYEDGDGCYLQKSKKRKRLELQQLSTSSSVKIDRARSSSSAANLMAKKRVIRMLIVIVILFFLCWMPIFSANAWRAYDTASAEMLLSGAPISFILLLSYTSACVNPIIYCFMNKRFRLGFLSTFACCPHSNPPGVRGEAGEEEDGRTTGASLTRYSYSHMSVSAPPT; this comes from the exons atggctATAGTTGATAGTCTATTTGTGAATGGCAGTAATAGATACTCCTCCTGTGACTTGGACTTGAAAAGGAG CATTTTCTGCTGGGACCCACCTCGTCCTTCCAAAG TAGATTGGCAGCCAGCGGTGCAGATTCTCTTATATTCCCTGATATTCCTGCTCAGTATCCTGGGGAACACCTTGGTGATCACTGTGCTGATCCGAAACAAGAGGAATGAGGACGTCACTAACATATTTTTGCTCTCCCTGGCAATCAGCGAT ATCATGCTCTGTCTCTTCTGTAGGCCATTCATCTCAATTCCTAACCTACTCAAGGATT ATTTTGGGAGTGCTGTCTGCAAGACCACCACTTATTTCATGG GCATCTCCGTCAGTGTATCCACTTTCAATCTCGTTGCCATATCTCTAGAGAGATACAGTGCAATTTGCAAGCCCCTGCAGTCAAGGGTCTGGCAGACGAAGTCCCATGCATTGAAGGTGATTACTGCTACTTGGTGTCTCTCCTTTACTATCATGTCACCATATCCGATTACAGCAACTTGGTTTCCCTTTACCAACTATAACAACCAGACGGCTATCTATGGTCGTTTTCTGTTGCCAAGTGATGTTATGCAACAGTCCTG GCAAACCTTCCTGTTACTCATCCTCTTTCTTATTCCTGGAATTGTGATGATGGTAGCATATGGATTAATCTCTTTGGAACTATACCGAGGAATAAAGTTTGATGCCAGCCAGAGGAAATCTTCTAGAG AAAGGAAGTCCAGCACGGGCAGCAGCAGCAGATACGAAGATGGCGATGGCTGCTACCTGCAGAAATCCAAGAAGAGGAAGAGGCTAGAGCTACAACAGCTGTCCACAAGCAGCAGTGTCAAGATTGACCGAGCTCGGAGCAGCAGCTCAGCGGCCAACCTGATGGCCAAGAAGCGAGTGATCCGGATGCTGATTGTCATCGTGatcttgttctttctctgttggaTGCCCATCTTCAGCGCCAATGCCTGGAGGGCCTATGACACTGCCTCTGCTGAGATGCTCCTCTCTGGAGCGCCCATCTCCTTCATCCTCCTGCTCTCTTACACCTCTGCCTGCGTGAACCCCATCATCTACTGCTTCATGAACAAACGCTTCCGCCTGGGCTTCTTGTCTACCTTTGCCTGTTGCCCTCATTCAAACCCTCCAGGAGTGAGAGGAGAAGCGGGTGAAGAGGAAGATGGAAGAACCACCGGGGCATCTCTGACCAGGTACTCATACAGCCACATGAGTGTCTCTGCCCCTCCCACATGA